The nucleotide window TGGATGGCTCGACAGTACTCCTGAATACCAACAGTGAGCTAGAAGTTAGTTATGCAGAAACACACAGAAGTGTGTACTTGCTTCGTGGCGAGGCCTATTTTGAAGTTGCCAAAAATGCTGACAGGCCATTCCGGGTATATGCTGGAAGTGGACGTATACAGGCTATTGGCACAGCGTTTTCTGTTCATGTTCAGGAAAGTGATGTGAGTGTCTTAGTTGCTGAGGGGAGTGTAGCCTTTGCGCCTGTGCAGCAAGCCTTAACGGAGGGCCAGGTAACCCAATCAAATGAACAAATCAGTCAGAAAGATACGTACGGTAAAAACCGCTCAATAGATGTTGATTCTTCCCAGTTAGAACCCGTTGCCGAGAGCATACTCAATGCCGGAGAATCAGGAACTATAGCGTTGTTAGTAAAAAAACACACCGACACTGCAAAGGTTGAGAAAAAATCGATCCCGTCTAGCGAATTATTTCGAAAACATTCATGGCGCGATGGTTACCTGACGTTCTCAGGTGAAAGTCTTGAAGACGCTATGCAAGAAGTGAGTCGTTATACCACAATGTCCATTGAAATTACGGACCAAAAAGTAGCTGGTATCCCCATAGGAGGCCGTTTTAAATTTGATGAAATGGAAAAGATGTTCGATATTCTGGAGCAGGGTTTTGGCATAGATGTACACAGGGTTGGCGAAAATAGAGTGCAGCTTTCCTCGATTAAAAAATAATTTAAGTAATTCGAATAAAATTTTTACGGTTTCTCTACATTGATTTGTTATATCCCTGAGGGGTTGCCATGCAGTCTTGGATAAAATCTTTGAACAGTTGTGGCAAGTTACTAACTATAAAAAGTAGTTGGCGTCAAAGTGTCAGAGTATTGACTGTCATGTTTCTGCTACTTAGTGCCTATGCAGAAGCGGCCAGTAATGTGGATGATACAAAGCTTTATAAGATCGATATTCCTGAACTTAATGCGGCAGAAGCACTAAATCTTTTTGCCGAGCAAACGGATATTGTCTTGCTTTTTCCCTATGAAGAAGCCAGTCAGCATCGAGCTAATAAAGTCCGAGGTCAATTTACTTTAGGTCAAGGGCTTGACGCTTTGCTCAAAGGGTCTGGGCTACAGGGCAACCTCTCTACAAATGGCACAGTGACTATTTCACTGGCTACTCAGAATCAAAACGTAGAGGGGAGAAAAAAAGTGCCTAAAAAAAATAGGTTAACCTTAGGTATTTTGACAGCAATAAGCTCTTTTTTTGTTGTTTCAACCAGTGCTGAAGAAGCCAATTCAGAAGACACTGTTGTTGATGAAGAAATTGTAGCAGTTGGCTCACACATCCGGGGCGCTAAAACTACGGGGGCACTACCTGTCACTTCGTTGGGTAAAGCGGATCTTGACTCCATTGGTAGCGTCACTACTGATGAATTAATCGCAGCTTTACCACAAGCTGGTGGTCAAAACTTTAACGGTGAGTCACAGGGGCCAAACAGTGCCCGTGGTGATGTTGCCAGTGCTAACTTGCGTAGCTTAGGCTCAGGTAATACGCTGGTTCTGCTCAATGGTCGCCGTATGGTACTTCACCCAACTACCCAGAATGAAAATATTGGTGTTGGTAGTGTGCCTGTGCAGATTGTCAATATTAACGCTATTCCAGGTTCTGCAATCGAACGCATAGAAGTGTTGCGTGACGGCGCAGGTGCAACCTATGGTGCGGATGCTACTGCCGGTGTGCTGAACCATGTAATTGATGGTGACTACGAAGGCCTGCAGCTCGGAGTTCGTTACGGTCAGTCTCAGGGTACCTCCCTGGATGAAACCTCTTTTGATTTCAAATGGGGCACTTCATTTAATGATGGTGCTACCAACCTCACCATCGCTGGTGGCTATTTTGACCGCAGTGCTCTGCGAGCTACTGAACGCAGCTACTACAGCTCATCAGATCGTAGCAACCTTGTTCCACCAGAGCTTGCAGGCAGTTTTAATAATTTATCTTCTGATAGTCCTTGGTTACAGTTTGATACGCCTGATGATGTAACTATTGGTGGTGTTACGGATGATCGCTTTCATGTTCGCCCCTGTAATAACGCAGATGTTATTGCTGCCAGTGGTGCGGATGTTGCTGATTTAGGTGACGGCATCTGCTTAGGGGCTGGATCTTTGCCAAGGACTGTTTTGGGTGATGATGATGCACCCAATGTTGATTTGGTACCCGAGTCTGACCGAATTAGCGTTTTTGTGTCCCTGTCTCATGAGCTGGAATCTGGAACCGAGTTTTTTGGTGAACTGAACTACTACGATTCCAATTCTTTTGCGACGAGAGGCGGATCTGGTGTTTTGAGTTCTGCGCCTATAGCAATTGGCGCTGACAATCCTTTTAACCCTCTGGGCTCTGGTGCTGGTAGGTTGGCTGGCTTGGGGGCGGATGTACCGGCTGAAGGATTGCGGTTAACAACATCGAACTTCCGAACTTTTGAAGCTGGTAACCGAACCATTGATGTGAATTCGGAGGTGTTTCGGGTTTTAGGGGGGTTCAAAGGACAATTTGAAAATTGGGATTGGGAGTTTGCTGGGCTTTATTCCGAAGCTGACACTATTGATATCGAGGGTAATCGTACCAGCTCAACGGCTCTTCAGAATGCTCTGAACAGTGCTGATGCTGCTACTGCGTTCAATGCCTTCAACGGTGGTGATATCAACAACCCCAATGTGGGCGATACCACCCTCAATAGCAATTTAGCGGATGCCTTGCGAATTGATGTTACCCGCGACAGCAGCTCTAGCTTGGCTTTGTGGGACTTCAAGTTGTCTACCCCTGAGTTCTTTAATCTTCGTGGTGAGCCGGTAGGTGCTGCTTTTGGTGCCGAATGGCGCAGAGAGGAAGTCAGTGATAACCGTGATGATCGTGTTGATGGTACGATTGGTTTTACAACTGCTAGTGGGGGTATTACCAGTGATGTGGTAAACACCAGTCCAACTTCTGACTTTGACGGTAGTCGTCAAGTGTTCTCTGTATTTGGTGAATTGCAAGCACCCCTAATTACAGAGAATGACGCTATCCCGCTCGTTCAGAGCGTTGATGTTCAACTGGCTGCGCGCTATGAGAGTTTTTCTGATATTGAAGATGAAATCCTTGTACCAAAACTTGGTTTAAGTTGGCGTGTGAATGATTGGCTGATGTTCCGTGGTGCATACACAGAAGGTTTTAGGGCACCAAATATTGAGCAGTTGCAAAGGGAACAAGTTTCTCGAGTAAGTCAAAACGTAGTGGACTTCCATGCCTGTGTTGCGGAAGGTGCAGCACCATCGCTGGATGCAGCTCTTGCTACTCCTGCTCTGTGTGCAGCTGTATTGACTAACCCGGAAACAATTACTGGTGGTAACCTCAACCTTGATCCTGAGGATGGTGAATCTGTTACCTACGGTTTTGTGCTTCAGCCTTGGGACGGTATGACCTTTACAACGGATTTCTGGAGAATTGAGCAAACTGGTATTGTAGGAACTGGTGCTTCGCTAGCTGATCAACTGCTGTTTGATGCTCTTGAACGCTCAGAGGGTAGAGCGGGGAACCCAGCGGTAACTCGCGGTTCGGATGGGCGTGCATCTGTAGTATCTACGCAATTTCAGAATACTGATACCCGCGTTGTAAGGGGTGTTGACCTTAGTGTTCAGCAAGATTTTGATACTGATATTGGTACGATTCGACTGAAGACTGATTGGTCTTTGCTGAAGACTTTAAGTTTCCAGCCTGGCCCTCTTTCTCAAGCGCTGCTTGATGCTGGTCTGCCTACTTCCGGTGGCGGTTCTTTGATTCGTAATAGAGATAATCCCTATAGCCGTGGCTCAGCCAGCGTACAGTGGGTTGGAGATCAGTGGGGAGCAAGTGTGTTTGGCCGTTATGTGGGCCGCGTACTTGATACCAATGGTGGCCTAGGTGGCTTGCCTGAAGGCGGTTTTGACGGAGGTGACTTCGTGCAAGTCAATACCTCGGTGAACTATCGCTTTGAAGGTGGTGCCTTGGATCAATCTGTAGTCAAAGTTGGTGTGAATAACGTCTTTGATGAAGAACCACCGCTGGCCGATGAAATAACAGGCTACTTTAGAGCCTTGTACAGCAATAGGGGCCGTTACTTTTTTGTGTCCTTTAGTAAGGAATTCAATTAATAGATTTTTTACTTTGCTGAAAAACCCTTGGTAGCAATACCAAGGGTTTTTTTATACGTATCAGTTACAAAGAGGTTATTGGTTTAATTGCCACTAAATAGTTTTTATGGCTAAAAAAAGCCCCACCTTGAAAGGTGGGGTATTTACTGGAGCCACAATCGCTGTGGCAGGGTAGGCCATTTGTTGTAGTGGTAAATAGCAGCTTAGCTGCTCTCACAGTACTCTGCTGATTTTCTGCCGAACGGTCGCTACTGTTATTTTTGACCTCAATTGCTATGATGCTCCCACAGTTTGGGAGGTCCTTTCATGTATTACCGATGGTTCGCCGTATGTTTGTGCTGGGTGGTGGCAATCGCACCGCTCCATAGCGAGGAACAGCAAACCGAAAAACCCATTTTGGATTACGGTGCTCGAGTACACCCAGTCATCAGCCATGGTGGCATGGTGGTGTCGCGAGATGCGCTAGCCAGCAAGGTAGGTGCAGATATTCTTGCCAGCGGCGGTAATGCGGTAGACGCTGCTGTAGCCACCGGTTTTGCGTTGGCAGTTACCTTCCCCCAGGCCGGCAATATCGGTGGTGGCGGCTTTATGATGCTGTACTTGGCTAAAGAGGGCCGGACTATTGCCTTGGACTACCGGGAAATGGCACCAGCGGCCGCCCACCGGGAGCTATTTTGGTCTGAAGACGGCGGTGTCGATGCCGAACGTGCTCGTTTTAGCCTCCAGTCTGCCGGGGTGCCCGGAACCGTTGCTGGTTTTCTTCATGCCCAGAAGAAGTATGGGGCGTTACCCTTAAAGAAGGTGCTACAACCCGCCATTAAACTGGCCAATGAGGGTTTTACCGTAGGCTACCCATTGGCTTTTTCCCTGCAAAATCGCGGAGCACGATTGAAAAAAGATCCAGCGTCAACACAATATTTCTTCAAGACCGATGGTGAGAACTATCAAGCTGGCGACAAGCTGATTCAAAAAGAACTGGCCTGGACGTTGAATAAAATCGCCAGTACAGGCCGCAAGGGTTTTTATGAAGGTGAAGTTGCTGATCGCATTGTCGCTCAAATGGAACAGGGCGGTGGCCTCATTACCCGTGATGACCTGCAAAACTACAAAGTGGTTGAACGTCAGCCGGTTCGGGGCACGTACAGAGGGTATGACATCGTTTCCATGCCACCACCTTCCTCTGGCGGTGTGCACTTAATCCAAATGCTTAACATGCTCGAAGGCTTTGATATACAGGAGCTTGGCCACAACAGCGCGTATTACATTCACACATTGACCGAAGTGATGCGCCGGGCCTATGCAGATCGCAGCAAGTACCTGGGTGATCCGGATTTTTACGATGTGCCGGTTGAGGCGTTGCTTGAGAAAAGCTATGCAGAGCGCCTGCGCAAGGATATTAGCTTGATACGCGCTACTCCATCGTTGGATGTGGCGCCAGCATTGGAGCTGCCAGAAGAGAGCCCGCAAACCACCCACTTTACCGTTTGGGATCAACACGGCAACGTGGTTAGCAACACCTACACTCTTAACTTTTCCTACGGCAGCGGGATTTCGGTGGCAGGAGCGGGCTTTCTGCTGAATAACGAAATGGATGATTTTTCCGCCAAGCCGGGTCAGCCCAATGCTTATGGGTTGGTGGGTGGTGAAGCTAATGCCATTGAAGCGGGTAAGCGCCCGCTGTCTTCAATGACGCCGACATTGGTATTCAAAGACGGAAAGCCCTGGATGGCCACTGGCAGCCCTGGAGGCAGTGTGATTATCAATGTGGTGTTGCAGACTATTCTTAACACCATTGATTTTGACATGAACGTGGCCGAGGCGGCGATTGCTCCCAGGATTCACCATCAGTGGTTGCCGGATCGTTTGCGTCTGGAAGAGGGCATTAGCCCGGATACCCAACGCCTGCTGGTTCGCCAAGGCCACCATCTGCATTCCGGCCGCTGGTTACCTGGCCGTACCAGCACGATTTTGTCTGAAGGCGGCAAATTGTTTGGCTATTGCGACCCCCGTTGGCCCGGTGGTGCGGCGATAGGAGTGGAGCCCTGAAAACTCTCTTACAGGGCAAAACCTGTAAGAGAGCATACCGATAAAGCTACTTTTCCCTTTTCATGGATAATTCGGGACGATGGCTATAAATGGTGTAGTAGGTGCTTTTGAAGTTGCTGTCGAATTGTTTAAACATTTCCTTGGCTTTTTCTTCGGAACCCAGATGCTTGGAGGCGGCTTTCAAAAAGCTGACTTCGGGAGGCTGCATAGCTGCAAAGTTTTCAAAGGGGAATACCAACATAAGCATGTCTGGCCCGGTTACTGAGTAAGCCCAGCCCCAGGAACGATCCCATTTGATGTCTTTCGCCAATTGGCTCATGGCTTTTACTGAGTCACGCACGTTGGCGTCTGCTTTTAATTTAAACGAACGTACGCCAATGTATTTATAGCCGTTTTTGCTCTCGACCCAGTTACCGTTTTCGTGATCAATGCTGGAGTACTCGTGGCCGTATTCAGCGACGTATTGGTCGACATTGTTGTCCCAGTGATCAGAGATTTTTTGTTTTTCACCCCATTCAACATAGTCATCCCGGTCGGCCCAGTTAAAGCAGCAATAGCGAATAATGTAACTGCCCATGTGCTTTCCTGTATGTGGGTTGTACACTTGCCAAGCTCTTGGGTCCCCGGCTTTCTGGCGGAACTTCATATGCTCGGTAAACGCTTTTTCAAACTCTTTATGCATGCCGTCTTTAACTGTGACAACCCAGGATTCAGCCAGGGCGGGTGCTTTGTGATTGTCTGCTTGAGATGAGAGTGGAATAAGAAAAAGTGCAATAAGAAATGACGTAAGGGTAACTCTTTCGATACATCTGCTCATGATTCAATCCTCGCTTTAATTAAGAATGTAATCCCTCGTGGAGCATTTGCTGGAAAGGCAATATGGCCTTAAAAAGGTGGCGAATTATAGAGGATTACTTTGCCTCAAGATAGGAAAGAGTTTATTTTTCAATAAGTTAAGTATATTTTTTAATTAAAACCCAACTTTTTATTACGGATGGTAATAAAGAATTTGTAAATAGACATCGAGGTTTAGGCCGTGAATATTCGAACAGTTGCGACAAAACCATTGTTCCGTTTCTGCGTGGCGGTTGTGGTAACACAACTGTGCGCAAGTGCGGCTGCAACCCATATGACCTTAATGGATTTAGAGCAAATGGGTGTATCTATCCCGTTATCGATGCGCTTACAAACCACCGGCTTTGACGTTATGGCTACAGCGCCATTTTTTCTGGGATTGGCAGTGGCTGCGATGGCCAGCGCACTGGGTGTGTTGCGCATCATCCCGGCTATAACCTCGGCAACCGGGAGAATAGCTGTTTTGATGGTGCTTAACGGTACCCTGTTGGTGGCCATAAACGGGCTGGTTAATATGTTTGCTGGTATCGCCGTGGTTGCAGGATTTCGTGGCTTTGGCATTATTGGGCTGGCGGTAGCGGGGTTAATCGGCGCTGCCAGCTATGGTTTTTTCCTGAAGCGTTGACGAGGTTCAGCTTATGGTGATTGTTTATAGATGTGTCGTTTGTGTGCTGTTAGCGTGCACCTCAGTTGTTGCTCTGGGAGAAAATAAAGCCGTTGTTGAGCAAGACGCCCCTAAATATCACGTTGATACCGTGGCTAAAGGGCTAGAGCATCCTTGGGCCATCGCGTTTTTGCCCAACAATGACGTATTGGTCAGCGAACGCGCCGGGCGTTTGCGCATCATCAGAGAAGGCGAGCTGTTACCAACGCCAGTGACTGGCTTGCCGAAGATATACGCCAGGGGGCAGGGTGGACTGTTGGGTTTGCTGCCGGCAACGGATTTTGCCGACAGTAAAATGCTTTACATGGCCTATTCCCACGGAGATAAAAACGCCAATACGCTGCGTATCGCCAGAGGGAAATTACAGGGAAACAGCCTGGTGGATGTAGAAGTGATTTTTACCGCTGAAGCCTGGCGCTCATCATCGGCCCATTACGGTGGGCGTATGTTGTGGTTGCCGGATGGCACCTTGCTGGGGGCTACGGGTGACGGTGGCCGCCATCAGGAAAAAGCACAAACCCTGGATAATATGTTTGGCAAATCTTTCCGGATCAATAGTGACGGTTCTGTCCCTGAAGATAACCCATTCGTTAATAAAGCCGGAGCGCTTCCGGAGATATGGAGTTATGGCCATCGCAACCCTCAGGCACTGGTGTACGATGCTGACACGAATATCGTGTATATGCACGAACATGGCGCCAAGGGAGGCGATGAGTTGAATCATATCTTGCCTGGCAATAATTATGGCTGGCCAGCTATTACCCATGGGGTAAATTACAACGGCTCGACCATCTCGCCTTACACTTCACTGCCCGGTATGGAACAGCCTTTGGTGTATTGGGTGCCATCCATTGCACCGTCCGGCATGGCCCTTTACCGGGGAGATAAATTCGCCTCGTGGCGCAATAATCTGTTTATTGCCGCCCTTAAAGAGCGTTCGGTACGCAGGTTAGAGATGAACAAAAGAGAGGTTGCCTCGCAAGAAGTGCTTTTTACGGAACTCGGTGAACGTATTCGTGAAGTGCAAGAGGGGCCGGATGGTTACCTGTACTTATTAACCGACAGCCCCAGAGGCAAAGTTCTGCGGATCAGACCCACCCAATAAAGGCTTATTTCAGCAGCGACAGGAACTCAGAGCGAGTCATCTGGTTTTCCCGGAAGATGCCTCGCATCGCGGATGTTTTCATCAGTGAGTTTTGCTTTTCCACGCCGCGCATCATCATGCACATATGCTGTGCTTCAATAATGACGCCAACGCCAAGAGCCCCGGTGACTTGCTCAATGGTTTTGGCAATTTGGGTGGCCAGATTTTCCTGAATTTGCAGGCGCCGGGAAAACATATCCACGATGCGAGCTACTTTGGAAAGTCCCAACACTTTGCCATCGGGGATATAGGCCACGTGGCATTTGCCAATAAAGGGCAACAGGTGGTGCTCGCAAAGGGAATACAGCTCGATATCCTTAACTATCACCATTTCCCGGCTTTCACAGGGGAACAGGGCACCATTAACAACCTCATCCAGGCTCTGCTGGTAGCCGTGAGTCAGAAACTCAAAGGCTTTGGCGGCCCGTTCAGGTGTGTCTTTCAGGCCCGGCCGTTCCAGGTTTTCGCCGATACTTTGAATAATGTTGGCAAATGCGTCTTTCATGGTGATATCGCTGCCCATTGGGCGGTACTTGCTGGGGCGGCTAAGGTACGTGAAAGCGTTATTCAGGTAAAGGGTGCTTTCTAAAAATAGTGATATTTACCCAATAGCAAGGCGGCTGCGCACGCAGAGCCGCAGTGTATAAGTGATACATGAGGAATCGAGTACAAAGCCAACGCCGCTATTGGGCAAATAGCGCATTTTTAGATGTACCCTGAAGCATTTTTGCCGCCGCACAGGTAGAATGGCGCCCCTGTAAAAGTAAGCATTGGGGCTCAGGTGGAGATTTCAGAACAGCTGCACAGCGTACGGGATTATATTCGCTGGGGGGCGAGCCGCTTTTCCCAAGAAGCGTTGTTCTTTGGCCACGGTACCGACAACGCCTGGGATGAGGCGGTTGCGCTGGTGCTACACGGCTTGTTTCTTCCCCAGGACAGCGGTTTGCACGTTCTGGATGCTCGTTTGACCCTTGAAGAGAGGCAGCGGGTTATACAGTTGCTGGAGCGGCGTATTAGCGAACGCATTCCCGTTCCTTACATTACCGGTACCGCCTGGTTTTGCGGTCTGGAATTTATGGTGGATGAGCGGGTTCTGATTCCTCGCTCACCCATTGCTGAACTGATTACTCAGCAGTTTTCTCCCTGGCTGGTCAACTCGCCAGAAAGAATTCTGGATATGTGCTGTGGCAGTGGCTGTATTGGTATTGCCTGTGCGCATACTTTTGAACAAGCTCAGGTGGATTTGAGTGATATTTCTGCGGATGCCCTGCAAGTGGCTGAACAGAATATTCACCTGCATCACCTGCAGGGCCAGGTCAGAGCGGTTGAATCTGACCTGTTTGCGGGCTTGTCCGATGAGCGTTACGACTTGATTGTATGTAACCCGCCCTATGTGGATCGGGATGACTTTGCCTCCATGCCCAGTGAGTTCCAGCACGAACCCGCATTGGCGCTCACCTCTGGTGATGATGGCTTGGATTTTACCCGCCGCTTGTTGGCGCAAGTCACTGAACACTTGAGCGATGATGGGCTGCTGGTATTGGAGGTAGGCAACTCATGGCCTGCACTGGAAGCCGCTTATCCTGAACTTGAGTTTAATTGGGTTGAATTCTCCCAAGGTGGCCACGGCGTTTGTGTGCTGCAGCGGGAACAGCTTTTAAAGTTGGGCTAGTAATAGCTCTTTATTGAATACTGAGAATACATTATGTCCGGCAATACTTACGGCAAATTGTTTACGGTGACCACCTTTGGTGAGAGCCACGGCCTTGCGTTGGGTTGTATCGTAGATGGCTGCCCTCCGGGGCTGGAGCTCTGTGAAGAGGATATCCAGGCAGAGCTGGAGCGGCGCAAGCCCGGCCAATCCCGCTACACCACTCAGCGACGAGAAGCAGACCAGGTGAAAATTCTGTCGGGTGTCTTCGAAGGTAAAACCACCGGCACGCCCATTGGCTTACTGATTGAGAATACCGATCAGCGCTCCAAGGATTACGGCAAAATCAAAGACCAGTTTCGCCCGGCTCACGCAGATTACACCTATCACCACAAATACGGCCATCGCGATTATCGCGGTGGCGGCCGCTCATCGGCCAGGGAAACCGCTATGCGTGTGGCTGCAGGGGCCATTGCCCGCAAATACTTGCAGCAGCAGTGGGGTATCAGTATTCGAGGCTATCTCTCTCAACTGGGGCCAATCACTGTGGACACCGTGGACTTGCAGGAGATAGACAACAACCCGTTCTTCTGCCCGGATGCGGCCAAAGTGCCGGAGATGGAAGCCTATATGCAGGCCTTAATCAAAGAAGGGGATTCTGTCGGTGCTCGAATCAGTGTAGTGGCCAACAATATTCCGGTTGGTTTGGGTGAGCCGATTTTTGATCGTCTGGATGCGGATATTGCCCACGCTATGATGAGCATTAATGCTGCCAAAGGCGTAGAGATTGGCGCCGGTTTTACCTCGGTGGTGCAAAAGGGTACTGAGCACCGGGATGAGCTGACCCCAGAGGGCTTTTTATCCAACAATGCCGGTGGCATTTTAGGGGGGATTTCTTCCGGGCAGGATATCGAAGTCCATGTGGCATTTAAACCAACCTCCAGCTTGCGAATTCCAGGCCGTAGTATTGATGTGCACGGTAACCCGGTAGAAGTGATTACCACCGGTCGACATGACCCCTGTGTGGGAATTCGGGCTGCGCCGATCTGTGAAGCAATGCTGGCACTATCTTTGATAGACCAGCTACTGCGTCATCGTGCCCAAAATGGGGATGTGCAGGTTGAGGGGACACCGATTCCCGCCCAAGCGCCAAAATAGCGAATGAGCTCGCTATCTTCGAACAAGCCGTCGGTTCCTTACTGGCGGCTTTCGTCGTTTTACTTCTTTTACTTTGCCATTTTGGGCATTTTGGCTCCTTACTGGCCGCTGTATTTCCAGTGGCTGGGGTTTACTGCAGAGCAAATAGGCTGGCAGTTGGGCACCGTTACCGCTTGTAAAATCATTGCTCCCAATTTGTGGGCCTGGCTAGCGGATCGATCCGGGCAGCGCCTCACCATCATGCGTCTCGGGTGCCTGCTGGCGCTATTGTTTTTTGCGGGGCTGTTTTTTGAGCTAAGCTTCTTTGCCATGATGGCAGTTTTGTTTGGTTTCAGTTTTTTCTGGAATGCGGTGCTGCCCCAGCAGGAAGCCATTACCCTGAATTTTTTGCATGGCCAGACAGAGCGCTACAGTCTGGTACGTTTGTGGGGCTCGGTTGGTTTTATCCTGATGGTATTACTGGCTGGCCACTTTTTGGCGGGGGAGGCCATTGCTTATCTTCCTGCCGCCACAGCACTACTGCTGTTATTAACGCTAGTCAGCAGCCTCGCCATTCCAGCGGATAAGCAGTGGCTTAAAAAAGCCGCCAATCGAGGCTTTTGGCGTCAGATTTTGTCGCGCCCGGCCATGGCTTTTTTGTTGGGTGGGCTGTTAATGCAGCTGGGCCACGGGGTTTATTACAGTTTTTTCAGCATTCACCTGGCGGCCTTGGGCTACGACGCGTTCACCATTGGCTGGTTGTGGGCATTGGGTGTCGTCGCCGAAGTGCTGTTGTTTCTGTTGATGCACAGCTTGCTGCCGCGCTTTGGGGTGAAGTGGTTACTGGTGGTGAGCTTGTTGCTGGCATCCATACGCTGGTTGATGATCGGCCACCTTGCCGAGCAGATTGCCTGGCTTCTTGTGGCGCAGTTGTTTCATGCGTTTACCTTTGGCACTTTTCATTCCGCTGCGGTTGAAGGGGTACGCAAATTGTTTGGTGCTGGCCACCAGAGCAAAGGCCAGGCGCTGTACAGCGCAGTAAGTTTTGGCTTGGGAGGTGCTTTGGGTTCTATCATTGCCGGTCAGGTGTGGCATATGGGTGCCGGCTTTACATTTAGTTTGGCAGCCGGCGTTTCTGTGTTGGGTTTGGCCGTGATTGCCTTTTGGTACCGCGAGAAAACTGATTAGGGTTATTTGGGTCGTTGCAATCAAATATGTATTTATATACAGTGTTTTGATTGTGGAGTGAATCATGCCGAAGCGTAACGATGAAAAGTTAGTAATTGCCCTGTCAACTCGGGTGTTGTTCGATTTGGCGAGCAGCCATCAGGTATACGAAGCAGATGGTCTGCAAGCCTACTCGCAATACCAGATCGAGCACGAAGACGACGTGCTTCAGCCAGGTGAAGCGTTTCCTCTGGTGCAGAAACTCCTGCGCATTAATGAAAAGTTAGGCGGCGAACCACAGGTCGAAATTATACTGTTGTCGCGCAATTCCGCAGATACTGGTTTGCGAATTTTTAATTCCATTGAGCACTACGGGCTCAATATCAGCCGTGCGGCTTTCTGTGGCGGCGAGAGCCCTTACCGTTATGTATCCGCATTTGGTTGCCAACTGTTTCTGTCCACCCATGGCGACGATGTGCGGAATGCTCTGAAAAGTGGTGTAGCCGCGGCTACTTTGTTATCTGCCAACAGTGCTAACGACAATGACGATGAACTGCGCTTTGCTTTTGATGGTGACGCGGTTATTTTCTCTGACGAGGCAGAAAAAATTTACAAACAGCAGGGGCTGCCAGCGTTTACCGACAGCGAAAAAGCGTTGGCGAAAACCCCTTTGGTGGGAGGTCCGTTTAAAGCTTTTTTACAAGCCTTGCAGGGGTTGCAAAGTAAATTTACCGGCGACGATAGCCCCATTCGCACTGCCTTGGTTACCGCGCGTTCAGCACCAGCCCACGAACGGGTGGTGCGCACTTTGCGCCACTGGAATATTCGCCTGGATGAATCTTTGTTTCTCGGTGGTATGGATAAAGGCGCTTTTTTGAAAGCGTATGGCGCAGATGTATTCTTTGATGACCAACAAAAACACTGTGACTCCGCCAGCCCCTATGTGGCCACTGGTCATGTTCCTCATGGTGTGGCTAATGAATAGTATTCTGTGCTTGTATGAGATGGGAGTTGCTTGCTGTGACACGCCGTAAACCCTTCCGTGGGGGCTCGTCGCCAGCATCCATGCTGGCCACGGTCACAGCAAGCAACTCCCATCTCATGTATGTACCTA belongs to bacterium SCSIO 12696 and includes:
- a CDS encoding PQQ-dependent sugar dehydrogenase produces the protein MVIVYRCVVCVLLACTSVVALGENKAVVEQDAPKYHVDTVAKGLEHPWAIAFLPNNDVLVSERAGRLRIIREGELLPTPVTGLPKIYARGQGGLLGLLPATDFADSKMLYMAYSHGDKNANTLRIARGKLQGNSLVDVEVIFTAEAWRSSSAHYGGRMLWLPDGTLLGATGDGGRHQEKAQTLDNMFGKSFRINSDGSVPEDNPFVNKAGALPEIWSYGHRNPQALVYDADTNIVYMHEHGAKGGDELNHILPGNNYGWPAITHGVNYNGSTISPYTSLPGMEQPLVYWVPSIAPSGMALYRGDKFASWRNNLFIAALKERSVRRLEMNKREVASQEVLFTELGERIREVQEGPDGYLYLLTDSPRGKVLRIRPTQ
- the folE gene encoding GTP cyclohydrolase I FolE, which encodes MKDAFANIIQSIGENLERPGLKDTPERAAKAFEFLTHGYQQSLDEVVNGALFPCESREMVIVKDIELYSLCEHHLLPFIGKCHVAYIPDGKVLGLSKVARIVDMFSRRLQIQENLATQIAKTIEQVTGALGVGVIIEAQHMCMMMRGVEKQNSLMKTSAMRGIFRENQMTRSEFLSLLK
- the prmB gene encoding 50S ribosomal protein L3 N(5)-glutamine methyltransferase, coding for MGAQVEISEQLHSVRDYIRWGASRFSQEALFFGHGTDNAWDEAVALVLHGLFLPQDSGLHVLDARLTLEERQRVIQLLERRISERIPVPYITGTAWFCGLEFMVDERVLIPRSPIAELITQQFSPWLVNSPERILDMCCGSGCIGIACAHTFEQAQVDLSDISADALQVAEQNIHLHHLQGQVRAVESDLFAGLSDERYDLIVCNPPYVDRDDFASMPSEFQHEPALALTSGDDGLDFTRRLLAQVTEHLSDDGLLVLEVGNSWPALEAAYPELEFNWVEFSQGGHGVCVLQREQLLKLG
- the aroC gene encoding chorismate synthase, coding for MSGNTYGKLFTVTTFGESHGLALGCIVDGCPPGLELCEEDIQAELERRKPGQSRYTTQRREADQVKILSGVFEGKTTGTPIGLLIENTDQRSKDYGKIKDQFRPAHADYTYHHKYGHRDYRGGGRSSARETAMRVAAGAIARKYLQQQWGISIRGYLSQLGPITVDTVDLQEIDNNPFFCPDAAKVPEMEAYMQALIKEGDSVGARISVVANNIPVGLGEPIFDRLDADIAHAMMSINAAKGVEIGAGFTSVVQKGTEHRDELTPEGFLSNNAGGILGGISSGQDIEVHVAFKPTSSLRIPGRSIDVHGNPVEVITTGRHDPCVGIRAAPICEAMLALSLIDQLLRHRAQNGDVQVEGTPIPAQAPK
- a CDS encoding MFS transporter, with translation MSSLSSNKPSVPYWRLSSFYFFYFAILGILAPYWPLYFQWLGFTAEQIGWQLGTVTACKIIAPNLWAWLADRSGQRLTIMRLGCLLALLFFAGLFFELSFFAMMAVLFGFSFFWNAVLPQQEAITLNFLHGQTERYSLVRLWGSVGFILMVLLAGHFLAGEAIAYLPAATALLLLLTLVSSLAIPADKQWLKKAANRGFWRQILSRPAMAFLLGGLLMQLGHGVYYSFFSIHLAALGYDAFTIGWLWALGVVAEVLLFLLMHSLLPRFGVKWLLVVSLLLASIRWLMIGHLAEQIAWLLVAQLFHAFTFGTFHSAAVEGVRKLFGAGHQSKGQALYSAVSFGLGGALGSIIAGQVWHMGAGFTFSLAAGVSVLGLAVIAFWYREKTD
- a CDS encoding 5'-nucleotidase, with protein sequence MPKRNDEKLVIALSTRVLFDLASSHQVYEADGLQAYSQYQIEHEDDVLQPGEAFPLVQKLLRINEKLGGEPQVEIILLSRNSADTGLRIFNSIEHYGLNISRAAFCGGESPYRYVSAFGCQLFLSTHGDDVRNALKSGVAAATLLSANSANDNDDELRFAFDGDAVIFSDEAEKIYKQQGLPAFTDSEKALAKTPLVGGPFKAFLQALQGLQSKFTGDDSPIRTALVTARSAPAHERVVRTLRHWNIRLDESLFLGGMDKGAFLKAYGADVFFDDQQKHCDSASPYVATGHVPHGVANE